The following coding sequences lie in one Takifugu rubripes chromosome 8, fTakRub1.2, whole genome shotgun sequence genomic window:
- the prkag3a gene encoding 5'-AMP-activated protein kinase subunit gamma-1 isoform X7 yields MEPLSQVSYQRKKQEIDKEEADATVYMNFMKSHCCYDAIPGSCKLIIFDTQLQVKKAFFALVANGLRAALLWDNKLQTFVGMLTITDFINILHCYYKSPMVQMFELESHKIETWRDVYLQCSRHFLISISPQASLFDAIYSLLKYKIHRLPVIDPESGNVLHILTHKRILRFLHIFGKKIPKPAFVGKQIQKLGIGTFTNIATVQQTATLYDALSIFVDRRVSALPVVNEKGKVVALYSRFDVINLAAQRTYNHLDMTMQEAIRRRVGFVEGVIKCYPDETLDTIIERIVNAKVHRLVLVDRADVPEERGHLSSFATGVDGIPGHVSNKVPNRFVFCL; encoded by the exons ATGGAGCCGCTTTCACAG GTGTCATACCAGAGAAAGAAGCAGGAAATAGACAAAGAAG AGGCTGACGCCACAGTCTACATGAATTTCATGAAAAGCCACTGCTGTTACGATGCCATTCCAGGCAGCTGTAAACTGATCATTTTTGATACCCAACTTCAA GTGAAAAAAGCCTTTTTCGCCCTGGTGGCAAATGGCCTGAGGGCTGCACTTTTATGGGATAACAAGTTACAGACATTTGTGG GGATGCTGACCATTACAGATTTTATCAACATCCTCCATTGCTATTACAAGTCCCCCATG GTTCAGATGTTTGAGCTGGAGAGCCACAAGATTGAGACATGGAGAG ATGTTTATTTACAATGTTCCAGACACTTCCTTATTAGCATTTCTCCACAGGCCAG TCTATTTGATGCTATCTACTCCTTACTGAAATACAAGATTCATCGGCTGCCAGTCATCGATCCAGAGTCTGGGAATGTTTTGCATATACTGACCCACAAAAGAATCCTTAGGTTTCTCCACATATTT GGAAAGAAAATTCCCAAGCCTGCATTTGTGGGAAAGCAGATCCAGAAGCTTGGGATTGGAACCTTTACCAACATTGCCACCGTCCAGCAAACAGCAACCCTTTATGACGCCCTCTCCATTTTTGTAGATAGAAGAGtgtctgcacttcctgttgtgaaTGAAAAAG gaaaagtggtGGCTCTCTACTCAAGATTTGATGTGATT AATCTAGCAGCCCAGAGGACATATAACCACCTGGATATGACCATGCAGGAGGCCATTCGCAGACGCGTGGGATTTGTTGAGGGAGTAATCAAGTGCTATCCCGACGAAACCTTGGACACCATCATTGAGCGTATTGTCAATGCCAAG GTCCATCGCCTGGTCCTGGTGGACAGGGCTGATGTG CCGGAGGAGCGTGGTCACCTCTCCTCCTTTGCTACTGGGGTAGATGGGATTCCTGGCCATGTATCCAATAAg GTGCcaaacagatttgttttttgtctttga
- the prkag3a gene encoding 5'-AMP-activated protein kinase subunit gamma-1 isoform X2 → MEPLSQVSYQRKKQEIDKEEADATVYMNFMKSHCCYDAIPGSCKLIIFDTQLQVKKAFFALVANGLRAALLWDNKLQTFVGMLTITDFINILHCYYKSPMVQMFELESHKIETWRGDSFQSKCTRNISHHTTQTSMNIHWSSFFFCLDVYLQCSRHFLISISPQASLFDAIYSLLKYKIHRLPVIDPESGNVLHILTHKRILRFLHIFGKKIPKPAFVGKQIQKLGIGTFTNIATVQQTATLYDALSIFVDRRVSALPVVNEKGKVVALYSRFDVINLAAQRTYNHLDMTMQEAIRRRVGFVEGVIKCYPDETLDTIIERIVNAKVHRLVLVDRADVPEERGHLSSFATGVDGIPGHVSNKVPNRFVFCL, encoded by the exons ATGGAGCCGCTTTCACAG GTGTCATACCAGAGAAAGAAGCAGGAAATAGACAAAGAAG AGGCTGACGCCACAGTCTACATGAATTTCATGAAAAGCCACTGCTGTTACGATGCCATTCCAGGCAGCTGTAAACTGATCATTTTTGATACCCAACTTCAA GTGAAAAAAGCCTTTTTCGCCCTGGTGGCAAATGGCCTGAGGGCTGCACTTTTATGGGATAACAAGTTACAGACATTTGTGG GGATGCTGACCATTACAGATTTTATCAACATCCTCCATTGCTATTACAAGTCCCCCATG GTTCAGATGTTTGAGCTGGAGAGCCACAAGATTGAGACATGGAGAGGTGACTCATTTCAAAGTAAATGCACAAGGAATATCAGTCATCACACCACACAAACCTCCATGAATATCCATTggagctctttctttttctgtctaGATGTTTATTTACAATGTTCCAGACACTTCCTTATTAGCATTTCTCCACAGGCCAG TCTATTTGATGCTATCTACTCCTTACTGAAATACAAGATTCATCGGCTGCCAGTCATCGATCCAGAGTCTGGGAATGTTTTGCATATACTGACCCACAAAAGAATCCTTAGGTTTCTCCACATATTT GGAAAGAAAATTCCCAAGCCTGCATTTGTGGGAAAGCAGATCCAGAAGCTTGGGATTGGAACCTTTACCAACATTGCCACCGTCCAGCAAACAGCAACCCTTTATGACGCCCTCTCCATTTTTGTAGATAGAAGAGtgtctgcacttcctgttgtgaaTGAAAAAG gaaaagtggtGGCTCTCTACTCAAGATTTGATGTGATT AATCTAGCAGCCCAGAGGACATATAACCACCTGGATATGACCATGCAGGAGGCCATTCGCAGACGCGTGGGATTTGTTGAGGGAGTAATCAAGTGCTATCCCGACGAAACCTTGGACACCATCATTGAGCGTATTGTCAATGCCAAG GTCCATCGCCTGGTCCTGGTGGACAGGGCTGATGTG CCGGAGGAGCGTGGTCACCTCTCCTCCTTTGCTACTGGGGTAGATGGGATTCCTGGCCATGTATCCAATAAg GTGCcaaacagatttgttttttgtctttga
- the prkag3a gene encoding 5'-AMP-activated protein kinase subunit gamma-1 isoform X4 encodes MEPLSQVSYQRKKQEIDKEEADATVYMNFMKSHCCYDAIPGSCKLIIFDTQLQVKKAFFALVANGLRAALLWDNKLQTFVGMLTITDFINILHCYYKSPMSFPPKVQMFELESHKIETWRGDSFQNVYLQCSRHFLISISPQASLFDAIYSLLKYKIHRLPVIDPESGNVLHILTHKRILRFLHIFGKKIPKPAFVGKQIQKLGIGTFTNIATVQQTATLYDALSIFVDRRVSALPVVNEKGKVVALYSRFDVINLAAQRTYNHLDMTMQEAIRRRVGFVEGVIKCYPDETLDTIIERIVNAKVHRLVLVDRADVPEERGHLSSFATGVDGIPGHVSNKVPNRFVFCL; translated from the exons ATGGAGCCGCTTTCACAG GTGTCATACCAGAGAAAGAAGCAGGAAATAGACAAAGAAG AGGCTGACGCCACAGTCTACATGAATTTCATGAAAAGCCACTGCTGTTACGATGCCATTCCAGGCAGCTGTAAACTGATCATTTTTGATACCCAACTTCAA GTGAAAAAAGCCTTTTTCGCCCTGGTGGCAAATGGCCTGAGGGCTGCACTTTTATGGGATAACAAGTTACAGACATTTGTGG GGATGCTGACCATTACAGATTTTATCAACATCCTCCATTGCTATTACAAGTCCCCCATG AGTTTCCCTCCAAAGGTTCAGATGTTTGAGCTGGAGAGCCACAAGATTGAGACATGGAGAGGTGACTCATTTCAAA ATGTTTATTTACAATGTTCCAGACACTTCCTTATTAGCATTTCTCCACAGGCCAG TCTATTTGATGCTATCTACTCCTTACTGAAATACAAGATTCATCGGCTGCCAGTCATCGATCCAGAGTCTGGGAATGTTTTGCATATACTGACCCACAAAAGAATCCTTAGGTTTCTCCACATATTT GGAAAGAAAATTCCCAAGCCTGCATTTGTGGGAAAGCAGATCCAGAAGCTTGGGATTGGAACCTTTACCAACATTGCCACCGTCCAGCAAACAGCAACCCTTTATGACGCCCTCTCCATTTTTGTAGATAGAAGAGtgtctgcacttcctgttgtgaaTGAAAAAG gaaaagtggtGGCTCTCTACTCAAGATTTGATGTGATT AATCTAGCAGCCCAGAGGACATATAACCACCTGGATATGACCATGCAGGAGGCCATTCGCAGACGCGTGGGATTTGTTGAGGGAGTAATCAAGTGCTATCCCGACGAAACCTTGGACACCATCATTGAGCGTATTGTCAATGCCAAG GTCCATCGCCTGGTCCTGGTGGACAGGGCTGATGTG CCGGAGGAGCGTGGTCACCTCTCCTCCTTTGCTACTGGGGTAGATGGGATTCCTGGCCATGTATCCAATAAg GTGCcaaacagatttgttttttgtctttga
- the prkag3a gene encoding 5'-AMP-activated protein kinase subunit gamma-1 isoform X5 codes for MEPLSQVSYQRKKQEIDKEEADATVYMNFMKSHCCYDAIPGSCKLIIFDTQLQVKKAFFALVANGLRAALLWDNKLQTFVGMLTITDFINILHCYYKSPMVQMFELESHKIETWRGDSFQNVYLQCSRHFLISISPQASLFDAIYSLLKYKIHRLPVIDPESGNVLHILTHKRILRFLHIFGKKIPKPAFVGKQIQKLGIGTFTNIATVQQTATLYDALSIFVDRRVSALPVVNEKGKVVALYSRFDVINLAAQRTYNHLDMTMQEAIRRRVGFVEGVIKCYPDETLDTIIERIVNAKVHRLVLVDRADVPEERGHLSSFATGVDGIPGHVSNKVPNRFVFCL; via the exons ATGGAGCCGCTTTCACAG GTGTCATACCAGAGAAAGAAGCAGGAAATAGACAAAGAAG AGGCTGACGCCACAGTCTACATGAATTTCATGAAAAGCCACTGCTGTTACGATGCCATTCCAGGCAGCTGTAAACTGATCATTTTTGATACCCAACTTCAA GTGAAAAAAGCCTTTTTCGCCCTGGTGGCAAATGGCCTGAGGGCTGCACTTTTATGGGATAACAAGTTACAGACATTTGTGG GGATGCTGACCATTACAGATTTTATCAACATCCTCCATTGCTATTACAAGTCCCCCATG GTTCAGATGTTTGAGCTGGAGAGCCACAAGATTGAGACATGGAGAGGTGACTCATTTCAAA ATGTTTATTTACAATGTTCCAGACACTTCCTTATTAGCATTTCTCCACAGGCCAG TCTATTTGATGCTATCTACTCCTTACTGAAATACAAGATTCATCGGCTGCCAGTCATCGATCCAGAGTCTGGGAATGTTTTGCATATACTGACCCACAAAAGAATCCTTAGGTTTCTCCACATATTT GGAAAGAAAATTCCCAAGCCTGCATTTGTGGGAAAGCAGATCCAGAAGCTTGGGATTGGAACCTTTACCAACATTGCCACCGTCCAGCAAACAGCAACCCTTTATGACGCCCTCTCCATTTTTGTAGATAGAAGAGtgtctgcacttcctgttgtgaaTGAAAAAG gaaaagtggtGGCTCTCTACTCAAGATTTGATGTGATT AATCTAGCAGCCCAGAGGACATATAACCACCTGGATATGACCATGCAGGAGGCCATTCGCAGACGCGTGGGATTTGTTGAGGGAGTAATCAAGTGCTATCCCGACGAAACCTTGGACACCATCATTGAGCGTATTGTCAATGCCAAG GTCCATCGCCTGGTCCTGGTGGACAGGGCTGATGTG CCGGAGGAGCGTGGTCACCTCTCCTCCTTTGCTACTGGGGTAGATGGGATTCCTGGCCATGTATCCAATAAg GTGCcaaacagatttgttttttgtctttga
- the prkag3a gene encoding 5'-AMP-activated protein kinase subunit gamma-1 isoform X1 — MEPLSQVSYQRKKQEIDKEEADATVYMNFMKSHCCYDAIPGSCKLIIFDTQLQVKKAFFALVANGLRAALLWDNKLQTFVGMLTITDFINILHCYYKSPMSFPPKVQMFELESHKIETWRGDSFQSKCTRNISHHTTQTSMNIHWSSFFFCLDVYLQCSRHFLISISPQASLFDAIYSLLKYKIHRLPVIDPESGNVLHILTHKRILRFLHIFGKKIPKPAFVGKQIQKLGIGTFTNIATVQQTATLYDALSIFVDRRVSALPVVNEKGKVVALYSRFDVINLAAQRTYNHLDMTMQEAIRRRVGFVEGVIKCYPDETLDTIIERIVNAKVHRLVLVDRADVPEERGHLSSFATGVDGIPGHVSNKVPNRFVFCL; from the exons ATGGAGCCGCTTTCACAG GTGTCATACCAGAGAAAGAAGCAGGAAATAGACAAAGAAG AGGCTGACGCCACAGTCTACATGAATTTCATGAAAAGCCACTGCTGTTACGATGCCATTCCAGGCAGCTGTAAACTGATCATTTTTGATACCCAACTTCAA GTGAAAAAAGCCTTTTTCGCCCTGGTGGCAAATGGCCTGAGGGCTGCACTTTTATGGGATAACAAGTTACAGACATTTGTGG GGATGCTGACCATTACAGATTTTATCAACATCCTCCATTGCTATTACAAGTCCCCCATG AGTTTCCCTCCAAAGGTTCAGATGTTTGAGCTGGAGAGCCACAAGATTGAGACATGGAGAGGTGACTCATTTCAAAGTAAATGCACAAGGAATATCAGTCATCACACCACACAAACCTCCATGAATATCCATTggagctctttctttttctgtctaGATGTTTATTTACAATGTTCCAGACACTTCCTTATTAGCATTTCTCCACAGGCCAG TCTATTTGATGCTATCTACTCCTTACTGAAATACAAGATTCATCGGCTGCCAGTCATCGATCCAGAGTCTGGGAATGTTTTGCATATACTGACCCACAAAAGAATCCTTAGGTTTCTCCACATATTT GGAAAGAAAATTCCCAAGCCTGCATTTGTGGGAAAGCAGATCCAGAAGCTTGGGATTGGAACCTTTACCAACATTGCCACCGTCCAGCAAACAGCAACCCTTTATGACGCCCTCTCCATTTTTGTAGATAGAAGAGtgtctgcacttcctgttgtgaaTGAAAAAG gaaaagtggtGGCTCTCTACTCAAGATTTGATGTGATT AATCTAGCAGCCCAGAGGACATATAACCACCTGGATATGACCATGCAGGAGGCCATTCGCAGACGCGTGGGATTTGTTGAGGGAGTAATCAAGTGCTATCCCGACGAAACCTTGGACACCATCATTGAGCGTATTGTCAATGCCAAG GTCCATCGCCTGGTCCTGGTGGACAGGGCTGATGTG CCGGAGGAGCGTGGTCACCTCTCCTCCTTTGCTACTGGGGTAGATGGGATTCCTGGCCATGTATCCAATAAg GTGCcaaacagatttgttttttgtctttga
- the prkag3a gene encoding 5'-AMP-activated protein kinase subunit gamma-1 isoform X3 — MNFMKSHCCYDAIPGSCKLIIFDTQLQVKKAFFALVANGLRAALLWDNKLQTFVGMLTITDFINILHCYYKSPMSFPPKVQMFELESHKIETWRGDSFQSKCTRNISHHTTQTSMNIHWSSFFFCLDVYLQCSRHFLISISPQASLFDAIYSLLKYKIHRLPVIDPESGNVLHILTHKRILRFLHIFGKKIPKPAFVGKQIQKLGIGTFTNIATVQQTATLYDALSIFVDRRVSALPVVNEKGKVVALYSRFDVINLAAQRTYNHLDMTMQEAIRRRVGFVEGVIKCYPDETLDTIIERIVNAKVHRLVLVDRADVPEERGHLSSFATGVDGIPGHVSNKVPNRFVFCL; from the exons ATGAATTTCATGAAAAGCCACTGCTGTTACGATGCCATTCCAGGCAGCTGTAAACTGATCATTTTTGATACCCAACTTCAA GTGAAAAAAGCCTTTTTCGCCCTGGTGGCAAATGGCCTGAGGGCTGCACTTTTATGGGATAACAAGTTACAGACATTTGTGG GGATGCTGACCATTACAGATTTTATCAACATCCTCCATTGCTATTACAAGTCCCCCATG AGTTTCCCTCCAAAGGTTCAGATGTTTGAGCTGGAGAGCCACAAGATTGAGACATGGAGAGGTGACTCATTTCAAAGTAAATGCACAAGGAATATCAGTCATCACACCACACAAACCTCCATGAATATCCATTggagctctttctttttctgtctaGATGTTTATTTACAATGTTCCAGACACTTCCTTATTAGCATTTCTCCACAGGCCAG TCTATTTGATGCTATCTACTCCTTACTGAAATACAAGATTCATCGGCTGCCAGTCATCGATCCAGAGTCTGGGAATGTTTTGCATATACTGACCCACAAAAGAATCCTTAGGTTTCTCCACATATTT GGAAAGAAAATTCCCAAGCCTGCATTTGTGGGAAAGCAGATCCAGAAGCTTGGGATTGGAACCTTTACCAACATTGCCACCGTCCAGCAAACAGCAACCCTTTATGACGCCCTCTCCATTTTTGTAGATAGAAGAGtgtctgcacttcctgttgtgaaTGAAAAAG gaaaagtggtGGCTCTCTACTCAAGATTTGATGTGATT AATCTAGCAGCCCAGAGGACATATAACCACCTGGATATGACCATGCAGGAGGCCATTCGCAGACGCGTGGGATTTGTTGAGGGAGTAATCAAGTGCTATCCCGACGAAACCTTGGACACCATCATTGAGCGTATTGTCAATGCCAAG GTCCATCGCCTGGTCCTGGTGGACAGGGCTGATGTG CCGGAGGAGCGTGGTCACCTCTCCTCCTTTGCTACTGGGGTAGATGGGATTCCTGGCCATGTATCCAATAAg GTGCcaaacagatttgttttttgtctttga
- the prkag3a gene encoding 5'-AMP-activated protein kinase subunit gamma-1 isoform X9, with the protein MEPLSQVSYQRKKQEIDKEEADATVYMNFMKSHCCYDAIPGSCKLIIFDTQLQVQMFELESHKIETWRGDSFQNVYLQCSRHFLISISPQASLFDAIYSLLKYKIHRLPVIDPESGNVLHILTHKRILRFLHIFGKKIPKPAFVGKQIQKLGIGTFTNIATVQQTATLYDALSIFVDRRVSALPVVNEKGKVVALYSRFDVINLAAQRTYNHLDMTMQEAIRRRVGFVEGVIKCYPDETLDTIIERIVNAKVHRLVLVDRADVPEERGHLSSFATGVDGIPGHVSNKVPNRFVFCL; encoded by the exons ATGGAGCCGCTTTCACAG GTGTCATACCAGAGAAAGAAGCAGGAAATAGACAAAGAAG AGGCTGACGCCACAGTCTACATGAATTTCATGAAAAGCCACTGCTGTTACGATGCCATTCCAGGCAGCTGTAAACTGATCATTTTTGATACCCAACTTCAA GTTCAGATGTTTGAGCTGGAGAGCCACAAGATTGAGACATGGAGAGGTGACTCATTTCAAA ATGTTTATTTACAATGTTCCAGACACTTCCTTATTAGCATTTCTCCACAGGCCAG TCTATTTGATGCTATCTACTCCTTACTGAAATACAAGATTCATCGGCTGCCAGTCATCGATCCAGAGTCTGGGAATGTTTTGCATATACTGACCCACAAAAGAATCCTTAGGTTTCTCCACATATTT GGAAAGAAAATTCCCAAGCCTGCATTTGTGGGAAAGCAGATCCAGAAGCTTGGGATTGGAACCTTTACCAACATTGCCACCGTCCAGCAAACAGCAACCCTTTATGACGCCCTCTCCATTTTTGTAGATAGAAGAGtgtctgcacttcctgttgtgaaTGAAAAAG gaaaagtggtGGCTCTCTACTCAAGATTTGATGTGATT AATCTAGCAGCCCAGAGGACATATAACCACCTGGATATGACCATGCAGGAGGCCATTCGCAGACGCGTGGGATTTGTTGAGGGAGTAATCAAGTGCTATCCCGACGAAACCTTGGACACCATCATTGAGCGTATTGTCAATGCCAAG GTCCATCGCCTGGTCCTGGTGGACAGGGCTGATGTG CCGGAGGAGCGTGGTCACCTCTCCTCCTTTGCTACTGGGGTAGATGGGATTCCTGGCCATGTATCCAATAAg GTGCcaaacagatttgttttttgtctttga
- the prkag3a gene encoding 5'-AMP-activated protein kinase subunit gamma-1 isoform X6 — protein sequence MEPLSQVSYQRKKQEIDKEEADATVYMNFMKSHCCYDAIPGSCKLIIFDTQLQVKKAFFALVANGLRAALLWDNKLQTFVGMLTITDFINILHCYYKSPMSFPPKVQMFELESHKIETWRDVYLQCSRHFLISISPQASLFDAIYSLLKYKIHRLPVIDPESGNVLHILTHKRILRFLHIFGKKIPKPAFVGKQIQKLGIGTFTNIATVQQTATLYDALSIFVDRRVSALPVVNEKGKVVALYSRFDVINLAAQRTYNHLDMTMQEAIRRRVGFVEGVIKCYPDETLDTIIERIVNAKVHRLVLVDRADVPEERGHLSSFATGVDGIPGHVSNKVPNRFVFCL from the exons ATGGAGCCGCTTTCACAG GTGTCATACCAGAGAAAGAAGCAGGAAATAGACAAAGAAG AGGCTGACGCCACAGTCTACATGAATTTCATGAAAAGCCACTGCTGTTACGATGCCATTCCAGGCAGCTGTAAACTGATCATTTTTGATACCCAACTTCAA GTGAAAAAAGCCTTTTTCGCCCTGGTGGCAAATGGCCTGAGGGCTGCACTTTTATGGGATAACAAGTTACAGACATTTGTGG GGATGCTGACCATTACAGATTTTATCAACATCCTCCATTGCTATTACAAGTCCCCCATG AGTTTCCCTCCAAAGGTTCAGATGTTTGAGCTGGAGAGCCACAAGATTGAGACATGGAGAG ATGTTTATTTACAATGTTCCAGACACTTCCTTATTAGCATTTCTCCACAGGCCAG TCTATTTGATGCTATCTACTCCTTACTGAAATACAAGATTCATCGGCTGCCAGTCATCGATCCAGAGTCTGGGAATGTTTTGCATATACTGACCCACAAAAGAATCCTTAGGTTTCTCCACATATTT GGAAAGAAAATTCCCAAGCCTGCATTTGTGGGAAAGCAGATCCAGAAGCTTGGGATTGGAACCTTTACCAACATTGCCACCGTCCAGCAAACAGCAACCCTTTATGACGCCCTCTCCATTTTTGTAGATAGAAGAGtgtctgcacttcctgttgtgaaTGAAAAAG gaaaagtggtGGCTCTCTACTCAAGATTTGATGTGATT AATCTAGCAGCCCAGAGGACATATAACCACCTGGATATGACCATGCAGGAGGCCATTCGCAGACGCGTGGGATTTGTTGAGGGAGTAATCAAGTGCTATCCCGACGAAACCTTGGACACCATCATTGAGCGTATTGTCAATGCCAAG GTCCATCGCCTGGTCCTGGTGGACAGGGCTGATGTG CCGGAGGAGCGTGGTCACCTCTCCTCCTTTGCTACTGGGGTAGATGGGATTCCTGGCCATGTATCCAATAAg GTGCcaaacagatttgttttttgtctttga
- the prkag3a gene encoding 5'-AMP-activated protein kinase subunit gamma-1 isoform X8, with the protein MEPLSQVSYQRKKQEIDKEEADATVYMNFMKSHCCYDAIPGSCKLIIFDTQLQVQMFELESHKIETWRGDSFQSKCTRNISHHTTQTSMNIHWSSFFFCLDVYLQCSRHFLISISPQASLFDAIYSLLKYKIHRLPVIDPESGNVLHILTHKRILRFLHIFGKKIPKPAFVGKQIQKLGIGTFTNIATVQQTATLYDALSIFVDRRVSALPVVNEKGKVVALYSRFDVINLAAQRTYNHLDMTMQEAIRRRVGFVEGVIKCYPDETLDTIIERIVNAKVHRLVLVDRADVPEERGHLSSFATGVDGIPGHVSNKVPNRFVFCL; encoded by the exons ATGGAGCCGCTTTCACAG GTGTCATACCAGAGAAAGAAGCAGGAAATAGACAAAGAAG AGGCTGACGCCACAGTCTACATGAATTTCATGAAAAGCCACTGCTGTTACGATGCCATTCCAGGCAGCTGTAAACTGATCATTTTTGATACCCAACTTCAA GTTCAGATGTTTGAGCTGGAGAGCCACAAGATTGAGACATGGAGAGGTGACTCATTTCAAAGTAAATGCACAAGGAATATCAGTCATCACACCACACAAACCTCCATGAATATCCATTggagctctttctttttctgtctaGATGTTTATTTACAATGTTCCAGACACTTCCTTATTAGCATTTCTCCACAGGCCAG TCTATTTGATGCTATCTACTCCTTACTGAAATACAAGATTCATCGGCTGCCAGTCATCGATCCAGAGTCTGGGAATGTTTTGCATATACTGACCCACAAAAGAATCCTTAGGTTTCTCCACATATTT GGAAAGAAAATTCCCAAGCCTGCATTTGTGGGAAAGCAGATCCAGAAGCTTGGGATTGGAACCTTTACCAACATTGCCACCGTCCAGCAAACAGCAACCCTTTATGACGCCCTCTCCATTTTTGTAGATAGAAGAGtgtctgcacttcctgttgtgaaTGAAAAAG gaaaagtggtGGCTCTCTACTCAAGATTTGATGTGATT AATCTAGCAGCCCAGAGGACATATAACCACCTGGATATGACCATGCAGGAGGCCATTCGCAGACGCGTGGGATTTGTTGAGGGAGTAATCAAGTGCTATCCCGACGAAACCTTGGACACCATCATTGAGCGTATTGTCAATGCCAAG GTCCATCGCCTGGTCCTGGTGGACAGGGCTGATGTG CCGGAGGAGCGTGGTCACCTCTCCTCCTTTGCTACTGGGGTAGATGGGATTCCTGGCCATGTATCCAATAAg GTGCcaaacagatttgttttttgtctttga